In Ornithodoros turicata isolate Travis chromosome 1, ASM3712646v1, whole genome shotgun sequence, the DNA window TGCAACATGGATTTAGGAAAAACTTCTCTTGTTAAACGCAACTAGCATGATATTCTTTCACATGCAGAGAGTAACTCTAGAACTGAGCTGCCTTTTTAGATTTCTAAAAAGCATTCGATATGGTCCCACATAACAACCTCATATACTATAAGATCCCATTCTGAATGTGGATTATCATGTTCTTCGGTGGATAGAAGCATTTCTTACAAATCGGTGTCTCCTGTAACAATTTCCGCGCTCTCGAAATCCCAGTCACATCTGGCATACCGCAGGGCTCTGTTCTCTGACCTTTACTGTtccacatatacagggtgtttcacgaaaatcccccggctgaataattcgtgaacaggtggcactatcgaagaaatttcttttcggtaaagatccttgggacatggATCATGAACTGAGTaatgagcggctcatttgcatacgctcactaattagatAAGAATcttaacttttacttcgcatacttacggaacctctgttttacgcatcgggaccttcagcgaaaaatattgcaagaaaaattccgcatcgacacttagtggtttttttgagtaattaacaggtttcggtttacgtattgcttgcgcggagcagcgcatcaatgcgctctttgaatcagctatccggctgtcaatttcgtgtccatccgcctggttgacacacggggttgacggaagattaggaacagccgcaagagacgctttgatatttcttctcaaagcgactggtaaacagcaCTGCCgattctgtcgttccgtaggtgagatagcgtgctgttatcatggatgatgacaaATGCGTCGCaagcgctgtgaactagtgggcacactcttaaaaattaactacaccacatagcaagcacgctcctagccaaccatcagtgggcagtcacccgagccctcctgtgttacctgaaggacactgggctgctcagcagcctttgagccTTGAGCCACCCCATCAGCCACCCCATCGCCCCCTGCCACTTCCTCTTTTacttttctgcttcttttttccctttctttctttttcttttttgggaatagcaagtcggccttggcctgtctgacatttccccctttctttatctttaataaacatatcccccccccccccccaaccatcatcccgaacgacaacgttctcgcccgatttgttgaagatgggaggcggagcctttctttttgtctttacccaagcagcacaatgtactgaaagtcgagtgcaataggggttggacgggtaggtggaagaccttgaacgaactggtgaaactaaagaacattgataagacacataccgtccacccctattgcactcgactttcggtacattgtgctgcttgggtatgtaCGGCATCATCGGTAcaaaaaaacataaataaataaaggcgTACGCTACCCGTACTTATCAAATCCAAGGAGAGAAACGTTctcatccgggatgatggttgccaAGGGtagcgctatgtggtgaagtccattttaagagtgtagagaaggagagggaacgccaaagcgtctcctgcggtcttgcggctgttccttatcgtccatcacccccgtgtgtcaaccaggcggatgaacacgaaattgacaacccgatagctgatccaaagagcgcattggtgcaccgctccacgcaagaaatatgcaaaccgattaattactcgaaaaaatcacgaAGTGTCGATACGGtatttttcttgcaatatttttcgctgaaggtcccgatgcgtaaaacagaggttccgtaagtgtgcgaagtaaaagttacAAGTTAAGATGCTTatctaattagtgagcgtatgcaaatcagccgctcactactcagttcatggtcgatgtcccaaggatgTTTAccgaaaagaaatttcttcgatagcgccacctgttcacgaattactcagccgggggattttcgtgaaacaccctgtatatcaatgACTTACCCAGTGGCCTAAAATGAATCGCTCGACTCTTCGCAGACGATTGCGTCATATATCGTCAAATGATTTCCCTCTGGGCCACTCAACGTTACAAAATGATTTAACGCAAATACAGTAATGGTGCACAGCATGGCACATACCATTGAACATAAATAAATGAAACGTTGTCTCTTTCTCGCGACAACGATTCTGCAGCCTTCTCCCATTTTCTTACACAATCGACAACGTCATTCTGCCAccagcagattcttacaaatatcttggcatTCATCTCTCagcgaacatgacatggaataaGCACTTAGAATGCATAATCTCGAACGCTAATCGTTCAATTGGCTATGTTCATCAAACCTTCAAGCAGGGCACCTCCTCACTTAAAACTCTTAAGATATCTCAGTCTCGTTCCCCAAAACTCTTATCCCAAGATACGCGTCCGCAATATGGGATCTTGCTCAAAGAACCCTCATTGATAGTTTGGAACGCACCCAACACAAGGCAACACGATTAATGTTCAACAATTTCTGCACAACGGCGCCAGTAACTGCACTGAAGGCTGGCCATAACATCACGACCTGAGCACATCGTTGTAGTATTTCAACGTTATCCCTCTTTCACCGATTTTTCACACCATTCCCATAGAGCACTCACCAATCGCCCGTGACGATACCATATTCCCCCGTTTAGACCATACTAATGAAATCACACGTTTTCATTGTAACACAAACGCATTCTTGAAGTCATGCTTTTGTTCGGCCACAGTTATTTGGAATGACCTCCCTGAACACACACAGCCACTACACACGACCATCAGTGATTGCTGAACACCATACACTCGATAAactgattttttattttatttttttgtttatttgcgAAGTGTATTGAGTGTATTATACGTTCGCGTTGGAGAAAGGTGTGATAACTCCTTTTGTATTGTGTACGTGTTTGCATTCTACTTACTTCTGTATATGTATTGTGTATACTTTTGTTTGCATTGTACTGCATTTCCTATGTTTCTTTCCGACTCCCATGTAATGCCCGTAAGGGCTCTTAGGGTAAAATGATTAAATAAACTTTAACAGCATTGCACAGCACAAAACAACGCTGAATATAATTTGCGGCTTTACGTATCGAGACAAATTATCATCGTGAGTGAGTATTCGTGGTTTGACGTTGCACCCCTGAGTGTTCCTCAACGCCCCCTGAAATCTCTGCATACGTCACGGGGTATTTACCGTATGTCTGAAACGTAGTGCATTAAAATTACTTGTATGTAGCACAAATACATACAGCATGGAACAGGAACTTTCCCATTCCTATCTTGTTTTCTTGCTTCGAGTCAGATTACTTATACTAGTCGAAAATATGCAAACATATATCCGGCGGACAGTGTCTAAACGCTGCACTAGGAGATAAGTATGCTGTGTCCTTTATACACTGATATACTTAACTCGACACTTGCTTCGTTTGTCACAAATTGTTGGAAAACTAACAGAAATGCCTATCTCATTGCAAACGTAAGAGGCCGGCAGCCGGTGTAGACAGTGCAACTGAGACGGATTACAGGTTGAGATAATCATGCTGGTTAACACAAGCACCTTCCCTTGTGCGCATAAACATCCTGCTGTAGTGAAGGTGCTGAGATATCTTAATATTGCAGCTGATCATCCTCCCCCATTTCGGAGCGAATCAAATCTTCTTTACCTCTTGAAGGGAAAATCTGACCTTGGGCTGGggctttaaagggaccatgaaaggatatttgacaagcccacgatcatttttaatttgttccaCTGTACTCAGGcgttcactctgtgaaatattaAGTTGAAAATGGTCCAAATAGCGaagatattctatattaaccacgggcgtgaacggcagctgctacggcccgcctccgaggcgaactggccgtgacatcatacacagaacatgttgccgattcgtggacgggcttttgcgagcaaactgcaaaatttgcaaacaagcttgcatacttcgccatgaaatatgttttaatttgacctggagacaagattgtatctaaccgttgacacagaatcctacgaggaatgtaatatagccgttgactgtcagcatggttaccggagcacgttttcctgtttaaacttcttcttcgtcagaacatacctctgtcggtgacattttacgagttgctgagtaccgaacgatccatagacgctgtttgtgtcgcataatctcttcctccattgctgacaatttgcctttcgccatatttcaagtgatttcgacggcagatatacgacgtcgttgttgccaaaccgaaaccatgcacccacatggtcctgcggggtgtgtcctcctcgtcgttcacagttggctgagagaattggatggcgatgacgtaagcccgcatAGAAGGCAAATATCCAGCGGTCGCGCCcggctatttttgtctgataactgcgcccccgctGTACTGAATATGGTTAAAAGTCGaggtgtgtacgatagtgagggatcgtgcgaacggtttcctgcagagtactcggaattcgcgaaaatctttcatggtccctttaaactgCGTTGACCATGCAGTCAAAGTTAAGGGGCTATTGCCGCACAGTCTCGCAATATTCAGTCACGAAGCGTGTAGGCACGGgcgactttcttttctttttttttttttttgcaacgcattttgaaatgtaacttgcagtAACTGATAAGCATAGATTTCCGTTTAACCTGAGTTTCTCTCCTTGCTCGAAGCAACgcgaatgcaatgcgaagcaaCTGAGTTACTCAAGCAGTAACTTAATTAGTTACTATTTCAgaagagtaactgtaactataTGCTACTTTATTTGTGAAGTAACTATAAATGCAACTTAGTTTCTTCTATGAGTAAATATTcccaaggtggtggtggtgaaaggtgaaaggactcgccgttgtcggcctcccagatgtgggcaacgccacgactgacgcccggggggaatgtgcgtcctgtgccgacttctaagggaactgtgccgacatatgtctgaaagcgtctgaggaaaacccaggaaaaaccccagagagcacagccggcacccaGGACTGcacagagtgacacgctagcagcgaatgggaccgtactgACTTACGGACATGTGTCTAGGCAACCCTGTCACCTGTATGCATGTCCGTACGGTATCAtacgctgctagcgtgtcactctgaggaaggtatttgccggagcgtgttccgtaaacttttatccAGCACTGTACCGGCCTCCTGTGCAGCTGAAACGCACATGGAAGTATAAGTGCCCCACGGATCCCCCCAGCCCCTCCCTCTCTCCGTCAAGTTCACCAGAAGCACTTTCAAAACTCAGAAGTGTGAAACTTGCGAAACCACACGCTTTGACGTTCAGAATGAGCGAAGCAATGTGCATCAGCCTCATACGTAAAACGCAGAAACATCACACTTTGATGCACTTCAAAACCACTACGAATACATATACTAATGCATTTTTAACAGTAGGCTGTAAACGGAGAACACAAAGCTGGTTCACAAATACCAGTTATCCGGCGATCACTATAGTGTGCAGAAAACGCAGCATATTACTCTCAGTGAGATATAACGGAGGCACCTATACGGGCTGCATTAAAGTATACCACGCATAATCAGCGTCGTTTTTGGTATTGGAGGTCAGAGACCAAACACAACCTCCTGTCAGCTTTGTATCGGAAAGTGTCTGACTGCCAATGTTGACATCACTAACTTTGACGATGTTGGTCCTCGTTTAGTGGAGAGGTTTTCGAAATTCCACTCCTTACCGATCGCTACCGTTTTGTGTCGGCGGCGGGTGTATTGCTCCACTTACTTTGCTTACGGGTTCCTCACAATGTTCTTTCTGCTTAATTCGTACAATTTCGACTTCAAAACTAGGCAACAACATATAGGGAAAACTATTTTTTCGGTTGTTTCTGAAAAGGCCCGTTCACGGCTGCACTGCGCTAGACCGGGTTTAAACTACACCCACCCCTAGCTTATATCAGTCCTGTGCAATTACAAAGGAGTTAGACAATCGCTAGACCGCTGGGTTAAGCCGTGTGAACGGTGAACGATGAGACATTCAGGGCAAATATTGATTTGAGTGTGAGAATATCCGTCATACATACGCTTCTAGTAGCTCTACGAGTCAAAACTTTCCACTAATTCGTCGAAAAATTTATGGTTAACCATTGATTAGGCTTATCGGTCGGCAGAGCTCCGAGACATCTGCCTTcaaatacgcatgcgctgtaGACACAAGCCCCACGGAAGGCGCCATGGGCCGCACGGCAGCGGGGTATGAGCGGGGACAGAACAGGGTGATTGTCCGTGATTGTCGGATGAAGGTCGCAGGTGATCAACTTAAGCTAGACGACACTAAACCAGTCCGTCACTGGAACTTGTGAAAACGGGCTCATGTCGCTTGTGGAATTTGTTGACGATACCAtcaagaagaagaaatattttTCCTGCAAGCGAATGCGCACAAACGATTGTCTATATCCAATGctatttgaaagaaaaaaaagcttcaAATGTTGAAACTGGACGAGGTGGAAGATGAAGAAAAAAGATCCAGCGCACACGCCTTTTCTGTCCATGTTACTCTGTTCACCGTCAAATCTAGACGCTGTGACTAAATCTACCCCTGGCCTGAGTTTTGTTATTCGTGTACAGAGCCATAATCCTATGTGCAGCATCCATTATTGAAGCccgcccctgtggccggccttccgaCAATACACTCTCTCCAATATCGACAGCTCTACGAGCCACAGCCGTAGAAAAAGTCTTGAAATGCGAAAAAGTTAATAAATGCGGTGTGGGCAAGCATTGtgtcttgtcccatcctacagctTACTGTCATCAAggaggagagctacctatggaggtaggacTTCTTTACACAAATAGGAGCACTAATGACGCACTGTTCTAAAAGGTAGGATTACATTATTAGGGTTACATTCATCGTGATAAAGCAGCACaaggacgcggacaaagaaggaagacaggacgactgctaaaACATATTGTTGTTTGTACCGGCCATACCACGCAAACGATCCACGATATACGTGAGAGTGGGAAATTGTGACGGCGGACAGTACAAGTCTAGCGAACTTGCTGGAGCAGAATATGCTACTCGCCCTGATCATAGCTGAAGATGCGAGCGGAGCACGTCCAGCAACGGGAGCACTCGACTGGACCGAGCACGACGTGTTCCCATTGATACGCGCCCATAGTCCAGTACGAACAGCCTGAAACAGACCTACACTCCCGCAGTGGAGGTCACCGAAGGTTAACCGGCACCTGCGTATCCAAATTTGAAAATTTATTTCATCAATCAGGCATGCCAAATGTTTCGGATGCATTGCTGCAACTGGTAACGGTTCAATTAACCTTTGGGTGGCCCATTCGACTCTTGGAAGCTTGAAAACATCCGTCTCTGCGCCACAGAATCAGCGGAATGTGACAGTGAAGAAAGCAGTGCTCCGGCGACTCCGAGGTGCCAGTCGAGCCGAGATGCCGGTCGACACAGCAATGGCTGTTCACGAGAAGCCACATCCACCACACCAGGTCATCAGGCACTGGTGAGAGGAATAGTCACTTCGGGAACTACTTCATCGCTTCCGACAAGGAAAGATGCGGACGTTCGGTAGGTTGCTGTCGAGGGGGCGTGTTGGACTGACGACGACaacagaagtaaaaaaaaactgcatccGCACTCGCGTAATTGCGCGCGCACACTATTCTTATTAGTAAAGTTCCTGTTCACTCTGACGTGTTGTCGCTTTCGTGTTTATTGCCGCTCAACAAACCCACGTATCTATTCTTGTGTGCCTTGCATGATGCCGGCGTTGATTCCGTGCCGTTTACCATACGCAGTTGGCAGGCAAGCCGTTTCGAAGCTGAAAAATAACCTGAACTCCTGCCCGGTTTGCCATATTCTTGTTTAATGAACTGGTAGTAGTGGAGAAAATTTTCGCCCGGACTAAGCCGACTGGAACAAAATACTTGGACATAGCCAGCGAACTTTTACAGGAGGTTTATTCAAGACTTTGCAAAGATTGCTGCCGCACTGCAAGCACTTGTGAGAACTGGAGATTTCGTTTGGAACTCCACGTGCGAGTTATCATTCGAAACACTCCGTAGCGCTCTGGCACCCCCACCGATATTGGGCTACTTTGACCGCACATCAACAACCATTGTTGCTACGGACGCATCAGCTGTGGTGATCGGAGCTGTACTCTTGGAAACCCAAGAAAGCAAAGAAGTTGTGATCGAGTATGGAAGCCGTACCTTGACAGCAGAAGAAAAGCAACACAGTAATGTTTAGTAGACCATCGATGTTCATCGAGCGATAAGTTTTGTCATTACGTTCTTGGCCGCAAATTGGCCGCAAACAGGGCAGTAGCCTGTCTTACTGCAAGCAACAAGATGTCCTTCAGATTCAACACGATGTTACTCGACCTGACTGAGATTAAGTTCACTGTTGAACACAGGGCTGGCCGACATTACACTGTAGCTAACATGTTATCTCACATTTCGTATGCGGTCATGACACAAACCTATTACATTAGCATTCATGAGTAGTATAATTagaagtcctatagccaagagtgtTGTCTAATCCAAGAGAAGCctattctaagccaaaatccagttctaatccaacacaatccagttctaatccaacacatgCCAATTCtcagccatctgattggtcgccattagctctgctcacttcacgttgattggcccatgctaagcctactgatcgttgattggttgaccgtagctccactcttttatgctaattagttggcttagttccacccacttcacgctgattggcccatgctaagcctactgatcattgattggttgagcatagctccagtcctttatgctaattacttggctacgcccacttcacgctgattggtgcatgctgaTCGcagagcacagctccgcccctttatgctaattaaccggctccgctgattggtccattctaagcctactgatcactctccacattttccagactttctaagcgctctgattggccgtccccaatctAAGCCTACCGGTTGGCCcggcccactgattggctgactaacaTAGCCTTCACTAGCGCCCGCAAGATGGCGCGCCCAGCAGTGGCCCCGCTGTGGCtctatctcagatgtccaaacttacctcgttacactgccaccagatggcgcaactctttactagCTCTGCctacttaaagggaccgaaaagtgaaaaataacccccatatttttgcccactgtcgtgcacaacatcattgtttgataagacacagaaagaattacttctcaattcggcatattttttacgtataaatattttgaacattgccggaacatggacggtgctgccaacaaacggcgaaatagagaaacttgggtttcggcggtttccggtccagggctcccagggattggtcaatccttaccacgtgagagctaattttatagagaacaaagttgacgcacaggatcttacagctaaacgacattttaaaaatgacgctaaattccatagtttctacgttaataaagcattcagctacttcgccgctacgggctacgatccaccgcgccatctgcaaggccgtctgtgttgtCGCggttattgtttacgtcgtgggtggtcatgttggtctcgcgaaatagtaagtggaagtggatgacatgttcgtggctgctgtgtcacgtattcagGATACCTACAtctgcctggtgtagttttggtgttcggggatgctaaaatcatgttcgttcatcttcgttttCTGCCACAAGAGGAGCGAGCCCgagaacgaatgtggttcgaaacacccggctattagatacagcagtcgtgtcgtgtgtgctgagcttgttttgctgccgatgactacggagaagatgccgtagacggcgaattgcgaaggcgtccgaagcaaactgccgttcagtaaccagtgattttgcttcaccgaagtgacgagttcaacacaactcttaggtatgtacagacgtcacacatgtataaattataatataaagATGAcatattccatttaacttatgttatcctacttgtcccgtactcaatattgtcaacatcaacaaatttaatttcaggggccttccagtgttgaagtggcgccagactacTACGTACtgcgtgatccaggcactcaagttgacatgacagaaatagctgaaagcaggtatgcaaagtccagatatggaagcagtagatttgttaggtgttgcagactttgtgacatttatggagtctttggacaggtggaGAACATTAATACaacgtcaacagtaggagaagaaaccgatgagaactgctagcttgtttgaatggtagaagaatacttcctgtgtgAAGAGGTGTAGTTATATGACCAAGGAACgcgaattaattttctagagatgcatccactacacttgaatgaccattgaaacagtgaaagttcattgtcttttaagccccactactggaattgttcagtgtgtgccactgctgtagtgagccatgcaaggttaccacatcatattggtcctaaatttgtagGATCTGCTGTGTAGTCACTgttggatctgcagcattattgtccctgtaatcttttcaccaacagagaatacaaaactgcacaaatagtaaaatataactagcttgttgaattcaaaagggaaagacgaaactgtttatacttctcttgtttattttgtagcagcttttacaactctatcaagtacgtcaaaacatcagagggcaggaagtcctactctgtttcctaaatccatggacaataaaaaagagagatatagtttgagttgtgacaaaatgttgcttctactcttatattatatttcaattaaatgttacgatgcatttgtagtgcacactgaagccagtttcaatttgcatggctgtcaaaagtactttacaaaagtacatctcaattacagtaacagagaacttatgctataaattatttagccattttggagtactatgcacaccaatggtgtatgaataactttgaaccgagatcaagggttaataatacttgaagtcagccctcaagtccttctttacaaatgttagttggtgacgtgataatgaatcagttactccGTTTACCAAAACAGAgctaattaagtgttaaatcccaatcttggtttacatattaattgacatttggaaaagtagtcactaagaagtatactaaaatgttatgaacacagttcagctgaatgacactgatgaaaattatcttacttactcctcacatatacaactGAGActtgagtataacctacaaatacatctatgcccacaggttacttaaccctccaggaacaaactagtaattataatatgctgtgacagcaaagaaaaagcaatgagaaaagtcagcgcactgatgggaaagcatccctaatagcatgcgtgacgcagatcgagatgcagtggagtactttctattgtattttctcagagcaccacatatccatcttgtgaatggccgacaggtggtataacggagtttcctgcagaaataagggttttccgtccagtttgccgttcaagtagcgcgtaaagaccacacggcgctgccgtgtatgttaccatgctcttcggtttctcggatgtatgtaaatgacacttgcagtacttcggtgtcaaggcacagtatttcgataTATACggtagttctgatgcaattgtctgtctgcttttcacacgcattctctacctctcagCAGCAAagaccgtagtatccgtcggtttgcatttcacacatgaacacctgcacgacgaaaaaacagcgcttgtttcggctgaCACAAATGCTTCtgcctgatacatggaaatttcacaaagcagtccatgttcacggcacggtgagctactgctgaggacgaatgtgactccgattaatctctggacgaggaatcttctgctgcgaagaacacactttccagcacgttAACGCATGAACCACTgttctgtgtgagcgatagttctcgaatgcggaattccagcgcactcacgTTCAAGAGACTCGATgttctcgacgtagaaattggtcacaactgcccactgccattttcgttttcgccagATTAGTGGCCGGAAGTGCGCGTGTTACATGCGTCCttgacagatggcgcggggccacgcaattgttgacagactgcccggtttcctactaggtccctggacatgcaattatggaaaattcgattacagaaaaactaaagcgatttcagcggagttctttgatatttgaacttttgaaggttcaagcttttcgctgaacataaagtttcgataggtttatattcacttttcggtccctttaatgctgattggtccattcgaagtCTACTGATCCAGACTTCTAACctgaaccacgctaagcctacagattgtcccttcacaccgattggtccattctaagcctaccgatggctggccctgattggtccacgctaagcctactgaacagttattggctagcctgaatttgtcgctcctaagcgAGGCAGCGACTTCAGGCAaaacacgacaattgttgattttaacctttatttggtacaacagcctcctgatctagctgcgtcatagggcatgggttggttcagctgcatcagagagatcattggtccataattatatccggtcatctcttgcgctcattgctcactcagctcccgCGGTAGactccaactgttattggttcatctaactgcaagagGTCTGCTCGTTAGCACATCTGACTGCAAGTGGTCAATCACCCACCGCTATTggtccattgaactgcaaggtTGGTCactggtcactcacactcatctctagatgagataagTTTAGCTGGGGTTATCGGAACCTTATCTTATCTACTCAATTGGTTCACATTTCTATCCGATCACTTCTTGCACTTATTGCTAGCCTGTTACTCAGCTGCCTTGGTAGACATCAACTGctattggttcatctaactgcaagtggtcactCCCAACTGCTCTTTGGCCTGTAGCGGCCGCAGGTCGGCGCCACCGGAAGATACGCGCCAAAAATAAACGCTGACGCGCGCTCACGGGCTCGATTTCTTAGCGAGCCGAGTGCAGTCTCATTCTGTTGCCTCCTTGCTGTCTGCCTGTTTACTTCTCTCCGCGACAAgccacaactggtgacccgaacaatgaaCATTCCCCCCGACGCTCCTTTGGAGCCACCGCCGCCCCGTTCCGCTGAGCTTATCGAGAATCCCTCCGTCGGCACGGTTGGCGTTGAAGTTCACTTGCCCCCTTTTTGGACAAAGAACCCTCGGGCATGGTTCCTGCAAATCGAAGCCCGGTTTGCTCTTCGTCGCATCACCTCGCCGCTTACAAAGTACTTAAACGTCGTGTCTGCTCTTCCTCCGGATATCGCTGATCAAGTGGATTATCTCCTGGCCGCCCCTTCGCCCGATAATCCTTACGAGCAACTCAAAGAAGCCATTCTAACCCGCACCGAGTGCTCAGAACAGTTGCGCACTTGCCAACTACTCTCTGGTGAG includes these proteins:
- the LOC135374585 gene encoding uncharacterized protein LOC135374585: MNIPPDAPLEPPPPRSAELIENPSVGTVGVEVHLPPFWTKNPRAWFLQIEARFALRRITSPLTKYLNVVSALPPDIADQVDYLLAAPSPDNPYEQLKEAILTRTECSEQLRTCQLLSGEELGDCRPSQLLHRMQQLLGSAADTQLPILRELFLQRLPQQVRMVLAGSEEVSLEHLAQLADRIIEHSSTIYRACLPCNSRYLFLCR